The Elephas maximus indicus isolate mEleMax1 chromosome 19, mEleMax1 primary haplotype, whole genome shotgun sequence genome contains a region encoding:
- the GPATCH8 gene encoding G patch domain-containing protein 8 isoform X2 has translation MGMGRMEMELDYAEDATERRRVLEVEKEDTEELRQKYKDYVDKEKAIAKALEDLRANFYCELCDKQYQKHQEFDNHINSYDHAHKQRLKDLKQREFARNVSSRSRKDEKKQEKALRRLHELAEQRKQAECAPGSGPMFRPTTVAVDEEGGDDEKDESATNSGASATASSGLGSELSTDKGGPFTAVQITNTTGLPQAPGLASQGISFGIKNNLGTPLQKLGVSFSFAKKVPVKLESIASVFKDHSEEGTSEDGTKADEKGSDQGLQKVGDSDSSGNVDGKKEDEDPQDGGSLASTLSKLKRMKREEGAGATEPEYYHYIPPAHCKVKPHFPFLLFMRASEQMEGDNSAHPKNAAESKKSSSPKPKGSAKVAASQGAEKTVSEVSEQQKESSMAESSEPGSKAETKWASGGDVSEQSLESQKALEIQMCESSTSKETSQATPAGKEGQEGPKHPTGPFFSVLSKDESTALQWPSELLIFTKAEPSISYSCNPLYFDFKLSRNKDARAKGTEKPKDIGGPSKSHLQDFDPEEPSKSKEEGENVVHSSGGRMDATASGSACSSLNKQEPGGNHGSETEDTGRSLPSKKERSGKSHRHKKKKHKKSTKHKRKHKVDLEEKSSKGESGEKSKKRKKRKRKKNKSSAPADSERGPKPEPPGSGSPAPPRRQRRAQGDSQRRSLPAEEGSSGKKDESGGGSSSQDHGGRKHKGEPPASSCQQRAGTKRSSRSSRRSRPSSGDEDSDDTSSRRQHQKSPSQYSEEEEEDSGSEHSRSRSRSGRRHSSHRSSRRSYSSSSDASSDQSCYSRQRSYSDDSYSDYSDRSRRHSKRSHDSDDSDYASSKRRSKRHKYSSSDDDYSLSCSQSRSRSRSHSRERSRSRGRSHSSSCSRSRSKRRSRSTTAHSWQRSRSYSRDRSRSTRSPSQRSGSRKGSWGHESPEERRSGRRDFIRSKIYRSQSPHYFRSSRGEGPGKKEDSRGDDGKGAGPPSQNSSAGAGRGSDGDCSPEDKNSVTAKLLLEKIQSRKVERKHSVSEEVLATPNKAGLKLKDPPQGYFGPKLPPSLGSKPVLPLIGKLPATRKPSTKKCEESGLERGEEQEQSETEEGPPGSSDAQFGHQFPSEETAGPLSDPPPEEPKSEEAAADHTVAPLGTPAHSDCYPGDPAISHNYLPDPSDGDTLESLDSSSQPGPVESSLLPIAPDLEHFSSYAPPSGEPSIESTDGAEDASLAPLESQPITFTPEEMEKYSKLQQAAQQHIQQQLLAKQVKAFPASAALAPATPALQPIHIQQPATASATSITTVQHAILQHHAAAAAAAIGIHPHPHPQPLAQVHHIPQPHLTPISLSHLTHSIIPGHPATFLASHPIHIIPASAIHPGPFTFHPVPHAALYPTLLAPRPAAAAATALHLHPLLHPIFSGQDLQHPPSHGT, from the exons GATTATGTTGACAAAGAGAAGGCAATTGCAAAAGCCTTGGAAGACCTCAGAGCCAACTTCTACTGTGAACTCTGTGATAAGCAATATCAGAAACATCAGGAATTTGACAACCATATCAACTCCTATGATCATGCGCACAAGCAG AGATTGAAAGATCTCAAGCAGAGAGAGTTTGCTCGAAATGTCTCATCAAGATCCCGCaaggatgagaagaaacaggaaaaagccCTTCGACGGCTCCATGAGTTGGCAGAGCAAAGAAAACAAGCTGAATG TGCACCTGGAAGTGGTCCCATGTTCAGACCAACCACCGTGGCTGTAGATGAAGAAGGTGGAGATGATGAAAAGGATGAATCAGCTACAAACAGTGGTGCAAGTGCCACTGCCAGTAGTGGCCTGGGATCTGAACTGTCCACAGATAAAGGAGGCCCTTTCACTGCAGTACAAATCACTAACACCACTGGACTGCCACAGGCTCCTGGGTTAGCGTCCCAGGGCATAAGCTTTGGCATTAAGAATAATCTGGGGACCCCATTGCAAAAATTAGGAGTGTCATTTTCCTTTGCCAAGAAGGTTCCTGTCAAACTCGAATCGATAGCATCAGTTTTCAAGGACCACTCAGAGGAAGGAACTTCTGAAGATGGAACAAAAGCTGATGAGAAGGGTTCTGACCAAGGACTGCAGAAGGTGGGAGACTCTGATAGTAGTGGCAATGTGGATGGTAAAAAAGAGGACGAAGACCCTCAGGATGGAGGGTCGCTTGCCTCAACATTATCTAAGTTAAAAAGAATGAAGCGAGAAGAGGGAGCTGGAGCTACAGAGCCAGAATATTACCACTATATCCCCCCAGCACACTGCAAAGTGAAACCTCATTTCCCCTTCCTACTGTTTATGAGAGCTAGTGAACAAATGGAAGGTGATAATAGTGCACACCCAAAGAATGCCGCAGAGAGCAAAAAAAGCAGTTCTCCCAAGCCTAAAGGCAGTGCCAAGGTGGCAGCAAGTCAAGGAGCAGAAAAGACAGTTAGTGAAGTCTCTGAGCAGCAGAAGGAAAGCAGTATGGCTGAGTCCTCAGAGCCTGGAAGCAAAGCTGAGACAAAGTGGGCCTCAGGAGGGGATGTAAGTGAGCAGAGCTTAGAGAGTCAGAAGGCTTTAGAGATCCAAATGTGTGAGTCCAGTACTTCTAAAGAAACCTCTCAGGCCACCCCAGCAGGAAAAGAAGGCCAGGAAGGACCCAAACATCCTACTGGTCCATTCTTCTCAGTTTTAAGCAAAGATGAAAGCACTGCCCTCCAGTGGCCATCAGAACTATTAATTTTCACTAAGGCAGAACCCTCAATTTCATACAGTTGTAACCCGTTATATTTTGACTTTAAACTTTCAAGGAACAAAGATGCCAGAGctaaagggacagaaaaaccaAAGGATATAGGAGGCCCCTCAAAGAGCCATCTCCAAGACTTTGATCCTGAAGAGCCAAGTAAAagcaaggaggagggagagaatgtAGTACATTCCTCAGGAGGCAGGATGGATGCAACTGCTTCAGGATCAGCCTGCAGCAGCCTGAACAAGCAGGAGCCTGGGGGCAACCATGGGTCAGAGACAGAAGACACAGGGAGAAGCCTTCCCAGCAAGAAGGAACGATCTGGGAAGTCTCAccgacacaaaaagaaaaagcacaaaaAATCTACCAAACACAAGCGGAAACACAAAGTTGACCTAGAAGAGAAAAGCTCTAAAGGTGAGTCTGGGGAGAAGTCTAAGAAACGCAAGAAACGAAAACGAAAGAAGAACAAGTCGTCAGCTCCAGCAGATTCCGAACGGGGCCCCAAACCAGAACCCCCTGGGAGTGGCAGCCCTGCACCACCAAGAAGACAGCGTCGAGCTCAAGGTGATTCCCAGCGGAGATCCCTTCCAGCTGAAGAAGGGAGCAGTGGCAAGAAGGATGAAAGTGGGGGCGGTAGCAGCTCCCAAGATCACGGTGGGAGGAAACACAAAGGTGAACCTCCAGCTTCATCCTGCCAGCAAAGAGCTGGCACCAAACGGAGCAGCCGATCCAGCCGTAGGAGTCGACCCAGTAGTGGAGATGAGGACAGTGATGATACCTCATCACGTAGGCAGCACCAGAAGTCTCCATCCCAGTAcagtgaggaggaagaggaagactcGGGCAGTGAGCATTCTCGTAGCCGCTCACGGTCTGGCCGGCGCCATTCCTCACACCGCTCTTCCCGGCGTTCTTACTCAAGTAGCTCAGATGCTTCTTCTGACCAGAGCTGCTATAGTAGACAGCGCAGTTACTCTGATGACAGCTACAGTGACTATAGTGATCGATCACGAAGGCACTCCAAGCGCTCCCACGACTCTGATGACTCAGACTATGCCAGCTCCAAGCGCCGATCCAAACGGCACAAATACTCATCTTCTGATGATGACTATAGCCTCAGTTGCAGCCAGTCCCGCAGCCGGTCTCGGAGCCATTCCAGGGAGCGCTCAAGATCCCGGGGCCGCAGCCACAGCAGCAGTTGTAGTCGCAGCCGGAGCAAGCGGAGAAGCCGCAGCACCACAGCCCACAGCTGGCAGCGGAGCCGGAGCTATAGCCGGGACCGCAGCCGCAGCACCAGGAGCCCTTCCCAGAGATCAGGCTCCAGGAAGGGCTCATGGGGCCACGAGAGCCCTGAAGAGAGGCGTTCTGGTCGTCGGGATTTCATTCGCTCTAAGATCTACCGCTCCCAGTCCCCCCACTATTTCCGTTCCAGCCGAGGAGAAGGTCCTGGGAAGAAAGAAGATAGCAGAGGGGATGATGGTAAAGGGGCAGGTCCACCCTCTCAGAACAGCAGCGCTGGTGCAGGAAGGGGATCAGATGGTGACTGCAGCCCTGAAGACAAGAACTCTGTTACTGCCAAGCTGCTGCTGGAGAAGATCCAGTCAAGGAAAGTGGAGAGGAAACACAGTGTGAGTGAGGAGGTGCTGGCCACCCCAAATAAAGCCGGACTTAAGCTCAAGGATCCCCCACAAGGTTACTTTGGGCCCAAGCTCCCTCCCTCTCTTGGCAGTAAGCCTGTACTTCCACTGATAGGGAAGCTTCCAGCTACCCGGAAGCCCAGTACCAAGAAATGTGAAGAGTCTGGCTTGGAAAGGGGGGAAGAACAAGAACAGTCAGAGACGGAAGAAGGGCCCCCAGGGAGTAGTGATGCCCAATTTGGACATCAGTTCCCCTCAGAGGAAACAGCTGGCCCCTTATCAGACCCACCCCCAGAAGAGCCAAAGTCTGAAGAAGCTGCTGCTGATCACACTGTGGCTCCATTGGGCACTCCAGCGCACTCTGACTGCTACCCTGGGGACCCAGCCATCTCCCATAACTACCTCCCTGACCCCAGTGATGGGGACACCCTAGAGTCCCTGGATAGCAGCAGTCAACCAGGCCCTGTGGAATCCAGCTTGCTGCCTATAGCGCCAGACCTTGAGCACTTCTCCAGTTACGCACCTCCCAGTGGGGAGCCTAGCATTGAGTCAACAGATGGGGCTGAGGATGCCTCATTAGCCCCTCTGGAGAGCCAGCCCATCACCTTTACCCCTGAGGAGATGGAGAAGTACAGCAAGCTCCAGCAGGCCGCCCAGCAACACATCCAGCAGCAGCTTTTGGCCAAGCAAGTAAAGGCCTTCCCAGCCTCAGCTGCCCTGGCCCCAGCCACTCCAGCCCTGCAGCCTATCCACATTCAGCAGCCAGCCACAGCCTCTGCCACCTCCATCACAACCGTCCAGCATGCGATCCTGCAACATCATGCTGCAGCAGCTGCAGCTGCCATTGGCATTCACCCACACCCTCATCCCCAGCCACTTGCCCAAGTGCATCACATTCCCCAGCCCCACCTGACTCCCATTTCCTTGTCCCACCTTACTCACTCAATCATCCCTGGTCACCCTGCCACCTTCCTTGCTAGCCATCCCATCCATATTATTCCTGCCTCAGCCATCCATCCTGGACCGTTCACCTTCCACCCCGTCCCACATGCTGCCCTCTACCCTACTCTGCTTGCTCCACGGCCTGCCGCAGCAGCTGCCACTGCCCTCCACCTTCACCCACTACTTCACCCCATCTTCTCAGGTCAGGACCTGCAGCACCCTCCCAGCCATGGCACATGA
- the GPATCH8 gene encoding G patch domain-containing protein 8 isoform X1 → MADRFSRFNEDRDFQGNHFDQYEEGHLEIEQASLDKPIESDNIGHRLLQKHGWKLGQGLGKSLQGRTDPIPIVVKYDVMGMGRMEMELDYAEDATERRRVLEVEKEDTEELRQKYKDYVDKEKAIAKALEDLRANFYCELCDKQYQKHQEFDNHINSYDHAHKQRLKDLKQREFARNVSSRSRKDEKKQEKALRRLHELAEQRKQAECAPGSGPMFRPTTVAVDEEGGDDEKDESATNSGASATASSGLGSELSTDKGGPFTAVQITNTTGLPQAPGLASQGISFGIKNNLGTPLQKLGVSFSFAKKVPVKLESIASVFKDHSEEGTSEDGTKADEKGSDQGLQKVGDSDSSGNVDGKKEDEDPQDGGSLASTLSKLKRMKREEGAGATEPEYYHYIPPAHCKVKPHFPFLLFMRASEQMEGDNSAHPKNAAESKKSSSPKPKGSAKVAASQGAEKTVSEVSEQQKESSMAESSEPGSKAETKWASGGDVSEQSLESQKALEIQMCESSTSKETSQATPAGKEGQEGPKHPTGPFFSVLSKDESTALQWPSELLIFTKAEPSISYSCNPLYFDFKLSRNKDARAKGTEKPKDIGGPSKSHLQDFDPEEPSKSKEEGENVVHSSGGRMDATASGSACSSLNKQEPGGNHGSETEDTGRSLPSKKERSGKSHRHKKKKHKKSTKHKRKHKVDLEEKSSKGESGEKSKKRKKRKRKKNKSSAPADSERGPKPEPPGSGSPAPPRRQRRAQGDSQRRSLPAEEGSSGKKDESGGGSSSQDHGGRKHKGEPPASSCQQRAGTKRSSRSSRRSRPSSGDEDSDDTSSRRQHQKSPSQYSEEEEEDSGSEHSRSRSRSGRRHSSHRSSRRSYSSSSDASSDQSCYSRQRSYSDDSYSDYSDRSRRHSKRSHDSDDSDYASSKRRSKRHKYSSSDDDYSLSCSQSRSRSRSHSRERSRSRGRSHSSSCSRSRSKRRSRSTTAHSWQRSRSYSRDRSRSTRSPSQRSGSRKGSWGHESPEERRSGRRDFIRSKIYRSQSPHYFRSSRGEGPGKKEDSRGDDGKGAGPPSQNSSAGAGRGSDGDCSPEDKNSVTAKLLLEKIQSRKVERKHSVSEEVLATPNKAGLKLKDPPQGYFGPKLPPSLGSKPVLPLIGKLPATRKPSTKKCEESGLERGEEQEQSETEEGPPGSSDAQFGHQFPSEETAGPLSDPPPEEPKSEEAAADHTVAPLGTPAHSDCYPGDPAISHNYLPDPSDGDTLESLDSSSQPGPVESSLLPIAPDLEHFSSYAPPSGEPSIESTDGAEDASLAPLESQPITFTPEEMEKYSKLQQAAQQHIQQQLLAKQVKAFPASAALAPATPALQPIHIQQPATASATSITTVQHAILQHHAAAAAAAIGIHPHPHPQPLAQVHHIPQPHLTPISLSHLTHSIIPGHPATFLASHPIHIIPASAIHPGPFTFHPVPHAALYPTLLAPRPAAAAATALHLHPLLHPIFSGQDLQHPPSHGT, encoded by the exons GATTATGTTGACAAAGAGAAGGCAATTGCAAAAGCCTTGGAAGACCTCAGAGCCAACTTCTACTGTGAACTCTGTGATAAGCAATATCAGAAACATCAGGAATTTGACAACCATATCAACTCCTATGATCATGCGCACAAGCAG AGATTGAAAGATCTCAAGCAGAGAGAGTTTGCTCGAAATGTCTCATCAAGATCCCGCaaggatgagaagaaacaggaaaaagccCTTCGACGGCTCCATGAGTTGGCAGAGCAAAGAAAACAAGCTGAATG TGCACCTGGAAGTGGTCCCATGTTCAGACCAACCACCGTGGCTGTAGATGAAGAAGGTGGAGATGATGAAAAGGATGAATCAGCTACAAACAGTGGTGCAAGTGCCACTGCCAGTAGTGGCCTGGGATCTGAACTGTCCACAGATAAAGGAGGCCCTTTCACTGCAGTACAAATCACTAACACCACTGGACTGCCACAGGCTCCTGGGTTAGCGTCCCAGGGCATAAGCTTTGGCATTAAGAATAATCTGGGGACCCCATTGCAAAAATTAGGAGTGTCATTTTCCTTTGCCAAGAAGGTTCCTGTCAAACTCGAATCGATAGCATCAGTTTTCAAGGACCACTCAGAGGAAGGAACTTCTGAAGATGGAACAAAAGCTGATGAGAAGGGTTCTGACCAAGGACTGCAGAAGGTGGGAGACTCTGATAGTAGTGGCAATGTGGATGGTAAAAAAGAGGACGAAGACCCTCAGGATGGAGGGTCGCTTGCCTCAACATTATCTAAGTTAAAAAGAATGAAGCGAGAAGAGGGAGCTGGAGCTACAGAGCCAGAATATTACCACTATATCCCCCCAGCACACTGCAAAGTGAAACCTCATTTCCCCTTCCTACTGTTTATGAGAGCTAGTGAACAAATGGAAGGTGATAATAGTGCACACCCAAAGAATGCCGCAGAGAGCAAAAAAAGCAGTTCTCCCAAGCCTAAAGGCAGTGCCAAGGTGGCAGCAAGTCAAGGAGCAGAAAAGACAGTTAGTGAAGTCTCTGAGCAGCAGAAGGAAAGCAGTATGGCTGAGTCCTCAGAGCCTGGAAGCAAAGCTGAGACAAAGTGGGCCTCAGGAGGGGATGTAAGTGAGCAGAGCTTAGAGAGTCAGAAGGCTTTAGAGATCCAAATGTGTGAGTCCAGTACTTCTAAAGAAACCTCTCAGGCCACCCCAGCAGGAAAAGAAGGCCAGGAAGGACCCAAACATCCTACTGGTCCATTCTTCTCAGTTTTAAGCAAAGATGAAAGCACTGCCCTCCAGTGGCCATCAGAACTATTAATTTTCACTAAGGCAGAACCCTCAATTTCATACAGTTGTAACCCGTTATATTTTGACTTTAAACTTTCAAGGAACAAAGATGCCAGAGctaaagggacagaaaaaccaAAGGATATAGGAGGCCCCTCAAAGAGCCATCTCCAAGACTTTGATCCTGAAGAGCCAAGTAAAagcaaggaggagggagagaatgtAGTACATTCCTCAGGAGGCAGGATGGATGCAACTGCTTCAGGATCAGCCTGCAGCAGCCTGAACAAGCAGGAGCCTGGGGGCAACCATGGGTCAGAGACAGAAGACACAGGGAGAAGCCTTCCCAGCAAGAAGGAACGATCTGGGAAGTCTCAccgacacaaaaagaaaaagcacaaaaAATCTACCAAACACAAGCGGAAACACAAAGTTGACCTAGAAGAGAAAAGCTCTAAAGGTGAGTCTGGGGAGAAGTCTAAGAAACGCAAGAAACGAAAACGAAAGAAGAACAAGTCGTCAGCTCCAGCAGATTCCGAACGGGGCCCCAAACCAGAACCCCCTGGGAGTGGCAGCCCTGCACCACCAAGAAGACAGCGTCGAGCTCAAGGTGATTCCCAGCGGAGATCCCTTCCAGCTGAAGAAGGGAGCAGTGGCAAGAAGGATGAAAGTGGGGGCGGTAGCAGCTCCCAAGATCACGGTGGGAGGAAACACAAAGGTGAACCTCCAGCTTCATCCTGCCAGCAAAGAGCTGGCACCAAACGGAGCAGCCGATCCAGCCGTAGGAGTCGACCCAGTAGTGGAGATGAGGACAGTGATGATACCTCATCACGTAGGCAGCACCAGAAGTCTCCATCCCAGTAcagtgaggaggaagaggaagactcGGGCAGTGAGCATTCTCGTAGCCGCTCACGGTCTGGCCGGCGCCATTCCTCACACCGCTCTTCCCGGCGTTCTTACTCAAGTAGCTCAGATGCTTCTTCTGACCAGAGCTGCTATAGTAGACAGCGCAGTTACTCTGATGACAGCTACAGTGACTATAGTGATCGATCACGAAGGCACTCCAAGCGCTCCCACGACTCTGATGACTCAGACTATGCCAGCTCCAAGCGCCGATCCAAACGGCACAAATACTCATCTTCTGATGATGACTATAGCCTCAGTTGCAGCCAGTCCCGCAGCCGGTCTCGGAGCCATTCCAGGGAGCGCTCAAGATCCCGGGGCCGCAGCCACAGCAGCAGTTGTAGTCGCAGCCGGAGCAAGCGGAGAAGCCGCAGCACCACAGCCCACAGCTGGCAGCGGAGCCGGAGCTATAGCCGGGACCGCAGCCGCAGCACCAGGAGCCCTTCCCAGAGATCAGGCTCCAGGAAGGGCTCATGGGGCCACGAGAGCCCTGAAGAGAGGCGTTCTGGTCGTCGGGATTTCATTCGCTCTAAGATCTACCGCTCCCAGTCCCCCCACTATTTCCGTTCCAGCCGAGGAGAAGGTCCTGGGAAGAAAGAAGATAGCAGAGGGGATGATGGTAAAGGGGCAGGTCCACCCTCTCAGAACAGCAGCGCTGGTGCAGGAAGGGGATCAGATGGTGACTGCAGCCCTGAAGACAAGAACTCTGTTACTGCCAAGCTGCTGCTGGAGAAGATCCAGTCAAGGAAAGTGGAGAGGAAACACAGTGTGAGTGAGGAGGTGCTGGCCACCCCAAATAAAGCCGGACTTAAGCTCAAGGATCCCCCACAAGGTTACTTTGGGCCCAAGCTCCCTCCCTCTCTTGGCAGTAAGCCTGTACTTCCACTGATAGGGAAGCTTCCAGCTACCCGGAAGCCCAGTACCAAGAAATGTGAAGAGTCTGGCTTGGAAAGGGGGGAAGAACAAGAACAGTCAGAGACGGAAGAAGGGCCCCCAGGGAGTAGTGATGCCCAATTTGGACATCAGTTCCCCTCAGAGGAAACAGCTGGCCCCTTATCAGACCCACCCCCAGAAGAGCCAAAGTCTGAAGAAGCTGCTGCTGATCACACTGTGGCTCCATTGGGCACTCCAGCGCACTCTGACTGCTACCCTGGGGACCCAGCCATCTCCCATAACTACCTCCCTGACCCCAGTGATGGGGACACCCTAGAGTCCCTGGATAGCAGCAGTCAACCAGGCCCTGTGGAATCCAGCTTGCTGCCTATAGCGCCAGACCTTGAGCACTTCTCCAGTTACGCACCTCCCAGTGGGGAGCCTAGCATTGAGTCAACAGATGGGGCTGAGGATGCCTCATTAGCCCCTCTGGAGAGCCAGCCCATCACCTTTACCCCTGAGGAGATGGAGAAGTACAGCAAGCTCCAGCAGGCCGCCCAGCAACACATCCAGCAGCAGCTTTTGGCCAAGCAAGTAAAGGCCTTCCCAGCCTCAGCTGCCCTGGCCCCAGCCACTCCAGCCCTGCAGCCTATCCACATTCAGCAGCCAGCCACAGCCTCTGCCACCTCCATCACAACCGTCCAGCATGCGATCCTGCAACATCATGCTGCAGCAGCTGCAGCTGCCATTGGCATTCACCCACACCCTCATCCCCAGCCACTTGCCCAAGTGCATCACATTCCCCAGCCCCACCTGACTCCCATTTCCTTGTCCCACCTTACTCACTCAATCATCCCTGGTCACCCTGCCACCTTCCTTGCTAGCCATCCCATCCATATTATTCCTGCCTCAGCCATCCATCCTGGACCGTTCACCTTCCACCCCGTCCCACATGCTGCCCTCTACCCTACTCTGCTTGCTCCACGGCCTGCCGCAGCAGCTGCCACTGCCCTCCACCTTCACCCACTACTTCACCCCATCTTCTCAGGTCAGGACCTGCAGCACCCTCCCAGCCATGGCACATGA